The following proteins come from a genomic window of Rhodohalobacter sp. 614A:
- a CDS encoding InlB B-repeat-containing protein produces MRIKSTLLLWGFLGIAVIVYSCNSPSDGNKTFSLETTAQPAEGGTITPESGTFPEGEEVSIQAEPSDGWRFVRWEGNASGTSNPVTLNMSKNQSVTGVFEKRDYPLNLMIEGEGTVQEIVVTAKDYPFQTTVQLTAVAADGWQFVGWSGDLEGEENPVEIVIDKEKSITALFEKREYELNVTIEGEGQVKEEIIPARAHPYETIVKLTAEPVEGWRFEGWSGDYEGSEAVIEVTITDHTELTATFVRREYELGIEIDGQGTVQEEIIPSKSYSYQTEVQLTAIPGTEWKFDSWSGDLSGSENPITITIDGEKQVTAIFVAGEKPEVTTEEATSITSISAKVSGNIISHGSTDISEIGICYSTSEGPSVEDDCIIYDGNQDHFTVTLPHLQPLTTYFARAYVSDENKVYYGNQVSFSTIFDMDACGESVTINHQTKDGISPQNLTITYPTVSYEGMCWIVQNLGANSVAKSADDYSKDRAGWYWQFNRKQGYSNSGSGPEPQWQIHDIEENQNWEEEKDPCTELLGKNWRLPTITEWEEALDGLSSDIYGGFNSPLKLHMAGILGAEAGEISGRGSSAIFWSSTQEGLERGQTVEANASFLGLESSTKAGGRSVRCVYSEKSPKHVPNVEITDIDEETGGGARIYARILNSGTSSVQDKGVCYSTQTEPDKNDSCVSAGDGSSNYLVNITALAPNTTYFVRAYAMNKTGRSYSQEATFETPNEELETDIYVYALAAPDLTSEIFINWIDDSNDANGATQTLRYGTGSQFNKSISVTGKRIPHSDAWLYSAEVTNLNSDTEYSGRVYTTETKYTDLIHFETLRENLSGSSKVRIAFMSDIHIDEDQSDPNAPSGNPVNSMNDPSKMGYVEKKNIDVLCIAGDVVSYGYRMDETRTKQYIGFFKNHIHTYLNDEKLIPLFVVPGNHEVGFPLRGEGDFTKPTPEAGYFQLFFNNLYETTGYNFGTARAGNYLQLMGLDMFSSTPEVQKDFFDDEVKSSVSSVIPFFHSPLLEGGKRSDEDVEYSDRIRKQLAPSFANQNNIYSYFTGHIHLKFRSKPWNVIETTSPPSRSLSLGNNKYLVVDESRNRLVEFGQGYRSKRQPYTSDDKTWYIDDASVSRYNVFFTVTLQNGKHVVTEYNFDGNELYSKDLMD; encoded by the coding sequence ATGCGTATCAAATCCACCCTCCTTTTATGGGGTTTCTTGGGCATTGCTGTTATAGTTTACAGTTGTAACAGTCCTTCGGACGGCAATAAAACGTTTTCGCTTGAAACAACCGCACAACCTGCAGAGGGCGGCACGATCACCCCGGAATCCGGCACATTTCCTGAAGGAGAAGAGGTTTCAATACAGGCTGAACCGAGTGATGGCTGGCGGTTTGTACGTTGGGAAGGAAACGCATCTGGAACCAGCAATCCGGTTACCCTGAACATGTCGAAAAACCAATCTGTAACCGGGGTGTTTGAAAAAAGAGATTATCCTTTGAATCTGATGATTGAAGGAGAAGGGACCGTGCAGGAAATAGTTGTTACGGCGAAAGACTACCCATTTCAGACTACGGTTCAGTTGACTGCCGTAGCTGCCGATGGCTGGCAGTTCGTTGGCTGGAGTGGTGATCTGGAAGGAGAGGAGAATCCGGTGGAAATTGTAATAGATAAAGAAAAGTCGATTACGGCTCTCTTTGAAAAAAGAGAGTATGAATTAAATGTTACGATTGAAGGAGAAGGACAAGTTAAAGAAGAGATTATTCCTGCCCGGGCACACCCTTATGAGACGATTGTAAAGCTCACGGCTGAGCCCGTAGAAGGTTGGAGGTTTGAAGGCTGGTCGGGCGATTATGAAGGTTCAGAGGCTGTTATAGAAGTTACGATTACAGATCATACAGAACTTACAGCTACATTTGTCCGAAGAGAATATGAGCTTGGCATTGAGATTGACGGCCAGGGAACGGTTCAGGAAGAAATCATACCCTCAAAATCATATTCCTATCAAACAGAAGTTCAACTGACAGCTATTCCCGGTACAGAATGGAAATTTGATTCATGGAGTGGCGATCTTTCCGGATCCGAAAACCCCATCACCATTACTATTGATGGAGAGAAACAGGTAACAGCAATATTTGTTGCCGGGGAAAAACCGGAAGTAACAACGGAAGAAGCCACCAGCATTACCTCAATATCCGCAAAAGTCAGTGGCAATATTATATCCCATGGATCAACAGATATATCAGAAATAGGTATTTGCTACTCAACTTCTGAAGGTCCGTCAGTTGAAGATGATTGTATTATTTATGACGGCAACCAGGATCATTTTACGGTAACACTACCCCACTTGCAGCCATTAACTACCTATTTTGCACGGGCGTATGTAAGCGATGAAAACAAGGTTTACTATGGCAACCAGGTTAGTTTTTCCACCATTTTTGATATGGATGCCTGCGGAGAGTCGGTTACAATAAATCATCAAACCAAAGACGGAATATCGCCTCAGAACCTGACCATTACTTATCCGACGGTTTCTTATGAGGGAATGTGCTGGATTGTCCAAAATCTCGGTGCCAATTCTGTAGCGAAGTCTGCGGATGATTACTCCAAAGATAGAGCAGGATGGTATTGGCAATTCAACAGAAAGCAGGGATATAGCAACTCAGGTTCCGGCCCTGAACCCCAATGGCAGATTCATGACATCGAGGAAAACCAGAATTGGGAGGAAGAAAAAGATCCATGTACCGAGCTTCTTGGAAAAAACTGGAGATTACCCACCATTACAGAATGGGAAGAGGCACTCGATGGACTGTCGTCCGATATTTATGGTGGATTTAATTCTCCCTTAAAGTTACACATGGCTGGGATATTAGGAGCCGAGGCAGGTGAAATTTCCGGCCGAGGGTCATCCGCCATTTTCTGGAGCAGTACACAGGAAGGATTGGAAAGAGGGCAAACAGTTGAAGCAAACGCATCATTTTTGGGTTTGGAATCTTCAACCAAGGCCGGAGGAAGAAGTGTGCGTTGTGTTTATTCAGAGAAATCGCCAAAGCATGTGCCGAATGTAGAAATCACAGATATTGATGAAGAGACCGGTGGCGGAGCTCGTATTTATGCAAGAATCCTTAACAGCGGAACATCATCTGTTCAGGATAAGGGCGTGTGTTATTCAACCCAGACAGAACCCGATAAGAACGATTCGTGTGTTTCAGCCGGTGACGGTAGTTCGAATTATTTAGTAAATATCACGGCGTTGGCCCCGAATACCACGTATTTTGTTCGGGCTTATGCCATGAATAAAACCGGCAGGTCTTATAGTCAGGAAGCTACATTCGAGACTCCAAATGAAGAGCTAGAAACAGATATTTATGTTTATGCATTAGCCGCGCCAGACCTCACAAGTGAGATTTTTATCAATTGGATTGATGATTCAAATGATGCAAACGGCGCCACACAAACGCTTCGGTATGGAACGGGATCTCAGTTCAATAAAAGTATTTCGGTAACCGGCAAAAGAATTCCTCACTCCGATGCGTGGCTATATTCGGCAGAAGTAACAAATTTGAATTCCGATACAGAATATTCGGGAAGGGTCTACACGACCGAGACAAAGTACACCGACCTGATCCACTTTGAGACATTGCGCGAAAACCTGTCGGGTTCCTCAAAAGTCAGGATTGCGTTTATGTCTGATATACACATTGACGAAGATCAGTCAGATCCCAATGCCCCGTCAGGCAACCCCGTCAATTCTATGAATGATCCCTCAAAAATGGGATATGTTGAGAAAAAGAATATTGATGTTTTATGCATTGCCGGTGATGTTGTGTCGTATGGTTACAGAATGGACGAAACCAGGACAAAACAATACATAGGTTTTTTCAAAAACCATATCCATACGTATTTAAATGATGAAAAACTTATTCCCCTGTTTGTTGTACCCGGCAATCATGAGGTTGGATTTCCCTTACGGGGCGAGGGCGATTTTACAAAACCCACACCCGAAGCCGGATACTTTCAGCTGTTTTTCAATAATCTTTATGAAACAACCGGTTATAATTTCGGGACGGCACGGGCCGGGAATTATCTGCAGTTAATGGGTTTGGATATGTTTTCGTCTACGCCGGAAGTTCAGAAAGATTTTTTTGATGATGAGGTAAAAAGCAGCGTATCCAGCGTGATACCGTTTTTCCACAGTCCGCTGCTCGAAGGGGGTAAAAGAAGCGATGAAGATGTAGAATATTCCGACCGAATCCGGAAACAACTGGCGCCATCTTTTGCGAATCAGAACAATATCTATAGTTATTTTACCGGGCATATTCATCTCAAATTCAGAAGCAAACCCTGGAATGTCATCGAAACAACATCACCGCCTTCCAGAAGCTTGAGCCTTGGGAATAATAAATATCTTGTGGTGGATGAAAGCCGAAACCGGCTGGTTGAATTTGGCCAGGGATACAGATCCAAACGGCAGCCGTATACAAGCGATGACAAAACCTGGTATATAGATGATGCTTCCGTTTCCAGGTATAATGTTTTCTTTACCGTTACGCTGCAGAACGGAAAGCATGTCGTAACGGAGTACAATTTTGACGGAAATGAACTTTACTCCAAAGACCTCATGGACTAA